In Chitinivibrionales bacterium, the DNA window CCTCGCCTTTCGAGGCTCCCTGTATAAAAGCTAGCGCCGTGTCCCATGTGCTGGCCTCGCCTGAACAGCAAGGATATAGCGTTGCCTGCGCGCCGCTCTGCGGCCTCACGCCGTGGGGGCCATCTGACATATAGATCTCGGGAATTGGCCCGGCCCCAAGCCCTTCGAACCCATCGCCGCCTCCGCCCATCAGGGTAGCTTTATTAACCTTGCTCATGGTGGCAATGTAATTCTCCACCGCCTTCTTGGAGGCAGAAGAGTCGGCAACCGCCGTGATCCGTGCGATATATTGCGTGTTAGCCGGGGCGGAACATTGGAAAAAGATTACATGGTTGTCAGGCGCATTGGGGTTTACAATTCGTACCGGTCCCACGTCGCCTGATACCTCGGTAAGCGTCAGCGGAGTACCGCCGCCAGAAGGCAGGATGGAAAGCGTCACGAAAATCGTGTCGTAGCCGCCGGCGGTGAGGGTATATTCCACCTTCCCGGAAAATCCGAGCTGCGTGCCCGCGTCCGGCGGGTGAAGCATTGTGCCCGGCACCGTGACCGAATTAATATCGGCATACAGCGCGCAGGCGGCGATCAAGAGAATTCCACATACTGTTTTTATATTCATGGCTCAGCCTCCTTACTTTACAATGGATATTTTGGTTTTTTCTTCATTCGTTCCGTACCGCATGGCGGCCAGATACACGCCGGTCACGACCCTATGCGACGAAACGCCCCAGCGGACGGCATTGCTTCCCGGTGTAAGGTCAAAGGTCTGGATCCTCGCGCCGAAAAGATTGTAAATGGTGAGTGTTGCGCCACGAACATTTTGAGGAAGGCTGTACTGGATGGTGACGAAACCGTTGTTCACTACCGGCCTGCACAGATGCGCCGTAAGCATGGCGTTTGATTGTGCGGGATTTTTCACCGACTCCGCAGGAAAGCCAAATGGACTGCTGTCCATCTGCCACGTTACAGCACCAGCAATGATGGGTGCCATAAAGGCAATCCCAATAAATAGGTTAAAAATTTTTTTCATCAGACTCTCTCCTTTTTTGAGTTAGTTACATAGACTACATCTTTAATAAGCATTAATCGTTTAACCCCCCCTTTCAAACCCTTTCTGTTAATCTCGTTAATAAAAAAAGATGTAATGTTTCTGAAATTAAACCTTTTCCATATATATAATTTAATTAAAAATGCCGTAGTTTGGCGATATTTATTGATAATAATTGTAATTTTTGGACGACCCGGTTGCATGATTTTCTCCTCCTTCTCCATAGTACACCATGACCGGCCGTCGGTAAAGGATAATCTGCAATGCCAGGAAAAAAATGTTTTCTGGCAGGAAACATTTTACGGAAAATCCCTTTTAAAAATCCACGCACTGCAGGTATGCCGTCACTTCTTCTCTATCATGATAGAGTTGTTTTATCCATATCTCATGACGGCCGCCGCTCCTCTTCAACTCCGCAGTTATAATTTCTCTGCATCGCGTTACCTCTTCAAATCTTTTTTTCATCGGCAGCTTGAGATTAAAAATAACCCGACGGCACCATTTATTTCCGATCCACCGGGCGGCAAGTTTCGCGATGCGCGACGGCTGCTCGACGATATCGCATACCATCCACTCTACCGGATGCTTCGGCGCAAAGGCGAACCCGTCGCCGCGAATGTGCTGCACAAGTCCCGAAGCGAGCACGCGGCCGTCCATGCGGCCGTTGTCCACCGCGGTGACCCGGAGGCCTCGGCTGACCAGCTGCCATGTCCAGCCGCCGGGCGACGCGCCGAGGTCAACGGCGCTCATCCCGGGTTTGAGCAGGCGGGCCATGTCCTCCCTTGACAAAAAAGTACAAAACGCCTCTTCGAGTTTGAGGGTTGACCGGCTGGGCGCTCCGGCGGGGAATTTGAAGCGCGGTATCCCCATGGGCCAGGAAGATGAATTATTTACTGATGAATACCCGACGCGTGCGTGATCCGTTGATGTAAAAAAGATATGGAGCCGAATCGGATCAGCACTGTTTTCCAAAGAATTATCAATAAGAATGTTTTCCTTCTTAAGGGCCGATGCAAATGGCGCCAGCAGTTTCCTGCACAACGGGCTCAATTGTTTCGCGTCATTCGTATCGGCGGTTTCAATAAAAATATCGGAGTATTTCTGGTTTGTCCTTCTGATGACTTCCAGCAACGGATTGATCCTGTTGCCGGCAAATAGCGGTCCGATGAGGTCAGAGGCCGCGATCATCTGGCGGCTGAAAACGAACGAGGAAAACGGGAGGGATTGGAGACAGGTAATTGCCGATGATGCACTGGAGAACCGGAATATCACGTAGCCGCTGTCCTTGGCAGCAATTGCAATCGCTCCAAAACCGAATTTTTTTGATGCGTTTAAAAATTCCTGAGAGCATTCTTGTTCAAAGCCGGAGCGGCAATAAAGCAATATCGAATGAAATATTTGTTGATGAGGATTTTCGGCAGCATCATTCATGCTAAAACACTTTCGGATGAATCGTGCTTTGGTTGAAAGCCTCCCGGCGGGGGAGGTTTGGAGGGCGGACTACAAAAAGCATTTTCCCTACGGGGTCTTAGGGGCAGAGCCCCTACCATATCTTGAATTTTATTTGCATTTATCTCTTATTTTTCCTTCAGCATCCTCACAAATTCCTCTTCAGTCACTATCTTCACGCCCAGCGACTTCGCCTTCTCATATTTTGATCCCGGTTCTCCCCCCGCGACAACGTAATCCGTTTTCTTGCTCACGCTCCCCGAAGCATGTCCGCCGCGCTCCTCGATGAGCCGTTGCGCCTCCTCGCGGGTGAACTTTGCAAGCCCGCCCGTGAGCACAAAGGTCTTTCCCGCAAATGCGGCGTCGGCCTTTGGTTTTTCCATTCCTTTACAATTGACACCGAGCGACCTGAGCCGCTGCACGAGCCTTTGGTTCTGTTCGCGGTCGAAAAAACTGCGCACGCTCTGCGCCACCTGCGGCCCGATGTTCGGCAGCGCCTCGAGCTTTTCGACCGGCATGTCGAACAGGTCCCCGATGTCGCGAACCTCCTGGGCCAGAACGCGCGCGGTCTGGGCGCCCACCATGCGGATGCCGATACCGTGCAGCAGCCGGTCGAGCGTGTTTTTCTTGGATGCTTCGAGCGCGGCGACGATGTTGGCTGCGGATTTTTCTCCCATGCCTTCCAATTCGGCGAGCCGGTCTTTTTCAAGGGTAAAAAGGTCCGCGACGTTTTTAATTTGGCTGGCGTCAAGCAGTTTGGTGATGAGCGCCGGGCCCAGTCCCTCGATATTCATGGCGCCGCGCGAGACAAAGTGAGTGAGCGACGCAAAAAGCTGTGCCGGACAGGAATTGTTGACGCAGCGCAGCGCCACCTCCTCCTTGAGCCGCACGAGCTTTGCCCCGCATGACGGGCAGGACGACGGCTCCTCGTACGGTTTGCTGTGGGACGGCCGCTTTTCCCTGACCACGGCCGTGATCTTCGGGATGATTTCCCCGCCCTTTTCGATGGAAACATAGTCGTTGACGCGCACGTCGAGCCGCCGTATCTCGTCGTAATTGTGAAGCGTGGCGTTGCGGATGGTGGTGCCGGCAAGCAGCACTGGCTCGAGCTTGGCAACCGGCGTCACCACACCGGTCCTGCCCACATTCGGCTCTATTTCTATAAGCCGGGTGATTGCGGTCTCGGGCTGATATTTGTAGGCTATCACCCACCGGGGGCTCTTTGCGGTGTTACCGAGCTGTTCCTGTTGCGCAATGCTATCAACTTTCACGACCACGCCGTCGACGGGGAAATCCAGGTCGTGACGCTTTTTGTTCCATCCTTCCAGAAATTCCACCACTTCGTCGGCCGAAACCAGCCGTTTTGAATGGATGACCACGGGAAACCCGAGCGTTTCGAGAAAGGCAAGGTTCTCCAGGTGGCTTTTTGTATGGGTTTTTGAAAGCAGAAAATACGCCGCGAAGCTGAGGTTGCGGCGCGCGACTTCCCTGGGGTCGAGCAGCTTGAGCGTGCCCGAGGTGGTGTTACGCGGGTTCTGCATGGGTTTTTGGCCGTTTTCAACGAGCGCGTCGTTGAGCCTGCGGAAATCCTCGAAGGTCATGTACACTTCGCCGCGCACCTCGAGGCTTTCCCGAGCGTCAAGCAACAGGGGGACCGACCTCACGGTGCGCACGTTGGCGGTCACGTCGTCGCCGGTGACGCCGTCGCCGCGCGTGACGCCCGATGCCAGCCGTCCCTTTTCGTACACGAGCGACGACGCGACGCCGTCCACCTTGAGCTCGCCCACGAACGAGACCTTCTGGCCGGAAAGAAGCTTCTGCACCCGTTCGATCCACTCGCGCACCTCGGGCTCGGCGTAAGTGTTCTCGATGCTCATCATGGGAACGGAGTGCTTTACCTTGGCGAATTCCCTGGTGAGGTCGCTCGCGACGCGCTGCGTGGGGGAATCAGGCGTTATAAGGCCGGGATGCTGCTGCTCGAGCTTGACAAGTCGCGCATAGAGCTCGTCATATTCCCGGTCTGACACAAGCGATTCGCCGCGGCCGTAATACGCGGCATCGTAAGCGCGGATTTTTTCCCGAAGGTGAGAGAGCGTGGAGGAAACATCGTCCATGGTCACTCCCGGCGCGGGTGCAGCAGCAATCGGACGCCGGGCGGTTATGCCGGCGCCGAATGTTCTGCGGGATTTGCGTCGGTGAAGTCTTCGAACACGAGTCCGGCCGCGCCCAGGACGCCCGCGTTCTCGCCCAACTGCGCGATGGCGAGGTCGCAGCGTTTCCATATTTCGGGCCAGCAGAACATGGGAACGTACCGCGACACGGTGTCGATGATCACCTGTCCCGCCATCATGACCCCGCCGCCGAGGATGATGCGGTCGGGCGACAGCGCGTTGACGATAATGCCCACCGCGCGCGCGAGCTTCTCGCACACCATCTCGTTGACGCGGCACGCGACGGTGTCGTTTTTCTTGACATACTCATACACGATCTTGGAGGTGAGGCTTTGCGGTTTGCGCAGCACCTCGTGGGCGAACGGCGTCTGCTGCCTGGAATCAAGCCCTTCGCACAAGCGTAGCGCCATGTCGACGATGCCGGTGGCCGACGCGTACCGCTCGACGCAGCCCTTTTGACCGCAGTTGCACTGCAGGCCGTTGGTCTCCACGCAGATGTGGCCAAGCTCACCGGCCATGCCGTGCGTGCCCTTGTAAAGCTGGCCGTTCACCACGATGCCGCCGCCGATACCGGTACCGAGCGCGAGGCACACCATGTTCTTGACGCCCCTGCCCGCACCGAAGCGTGATTCGGCGAGCGCGGTGACCGTGACGTCGTTGCTGCCGGTGGCGGGAAGGCCGAACTGTTGCTGGATGGGCTCGTAGATCTGGGTTCCCTTCCATCCCGGCAGGTTTTCGGCACCACCGATAATGGTGCCGTCGCGGTCGACGAATCCGGGCGTGCCGATGCCCACGCCGATGATATGGTCCTTGGCGCCTTCCTTCTGCAGCAATTTATCGATAAGCGTGAGAATGTTCTCGAGAACCTTCTGCCCGCCCTTTTTCGCCTCTGTCGGAACTCGCGTAAGATTGCGGCCTTCCCCATCCTTATTCATCACGATGCCTTTAAGGTTGGTCCCCCCCAGATCAATGCCGATCGCAAACTGCTCCATCCTCTGCCTTTCTATATCCTTTGGCCCACCGCTTGCTGTTTACAACATCATGCCTCCGGCCCTTCCTCCGGAGACATGGAGGTATAAAATAAAACTATGGCACATGGTAAAGAAAGAGCGAAATGGAGCAAATTGATTGTGATTTTTTTCAATTATCTAATTGCAAAATCATCGAACTTCATTTTGAATTGAAGTAAAAAAGATTGTATTTTGAAGAATCCATTTTCTTCAGTAATTCCAATCACCTATCACAAATCACAGGAAAGGGCAATTCAATGGCCGATACCTTCTCTATTAGTCCTGAAGGCGAAAAGTTTCCGATCCCCAAAAAAGAAGACTATTCCGCGGAGTTTGACCGCATTAAAAAACTCGCGGACGCCGAACGTAAAAAAGGAAAGGAAATCGTCGTGGTGGTGGGCGTGGGCTTCGTGGGCGCGGTCATGGCGGCGATCGTCGCCGACACCGTTGACACAAGGGGAAAACCTTCAAAGTTCGTGATCGGCGTGCAGCGTCCGAGCACCAGGAGCTTCTGGAAGATACGGCTGCTCAACCGCGGGCTTTCGCCGGTCAAGGCGGAAGACCCCGAGGTGGACCCCATGATCAAGCGCTGCGTGCTTGACAAGAAAACACTGATCGCCACCTACAACGAGGACGCGCTCTCGCTCGCCGACGTGGTGGTGGTGGACGTGCAGTGCGATTACCTCAAGGAATCGCTGGGCAACCTGGCCACCGGCCGCGCCGACATGGCCGCGCTTGAAAAATCCATGTATACCATTGCCGAGCGCGTGCAGCCAAACGCCCTCGTGCTCATCGAGACCACGGTGGCTCCCGGCACCACCGAGCAGGTGGCGTATCCGATCATGAAAAAGGTTTTCGAGCACCGCGGCATCAAGAGCGAGCCGGTGCTCGCCCACAGCTACGAGCGCGTCATGCCCGGCAAAAATTACGTGGCGAGCATCCGCGATTTCTGGCGCGTGTGCAGCGGCGTCAACAAGGAATCGCGCCGCCGCGTGGTGAAGTTTCTCACCGAGGTGCTCAACACCAAGGCCTTTCCCCTCACCGTGCTTGACAAACCAATAGAGTCCGAAACGGCAAAGATCGTGGAAAACAGCTACCGCGCCACGATCCTCGCCTTCCTCGACGAATGGAGCCTGTTCGCGGAACAGAACGGCGTTGACCTGGTCAAGGTCATCAAGGCGATCAAGGTGCGACCCACGCACAGCAACATCATTTTCCCGGGCCCGGGCATCGGCGGGTACTGCCTGCCCAAGGACGGCGGCCTGGGCATGTGGGCCTACAAGCACATCCTCGGATGGGACGAGAACATCTTCAAGATCACGCCCGCGGCGATCAACATCAACGATACGCGCGCCCTGCGCGTGGGCCAGCTCACACGCGACGCCCTGCGCAACATGGACAAGCCCATCGCGGCGGCGGAGGTGCTGCTGCTCGGCGCATCGTACCGCGAGGACGTGGGCGACACCCGCTACAGCGGCTCGGAGATCATCGTGCGCAAACTCACTGAAATGGGCGCCGAAATGCGCGTGCACGATCCGTACGTGGCGCACTGGTGGGAGTTCGAGTCACAGGACTCTTATCCGTCAACAGGCTACAGCTGGGCGCGCTTCTTCCGCAACCAGGAAAAACTCACCAACCTGTGCGTGTCGAAGGACATGAACGCCTCGCTCAAGGGCGCGGACGCAGTGGTCCTCGCCGTGCGCCACAAGCAGTACCTCGACCTCGACCCGGACACAGTGGTGAAAAAAATCGGAAAGCCCGCCGCCATCATCGACTGTTTCGCCATCCTCGACGACGAAAAAATCCAGCGCTATTTCGAGCTGGGTTGCGAGGTGAAGGGATTGGGACGGGGGCATGTGAACAGAATAAAAAAAGCTGTACTGGCGAAAAAAAGGAAATGAAGATTAAAGATTAAAGATTGCGGGGCGGAAAAAGGTATGGTTCCGCTCCGCTTCCCACATATAAAACCCCCTGAATTCCACACAGGCGTTACCTGATCGGCCATCAGTAAAATCCTGTTAAGACCTGCAGAATATTTGCCGATTTGGTATAGTGCATGAAGGTATGTTGCGTACAATACGCCGTTTTGGTATATTGGGGGAAATGCAACATGCCTGTAGTTGGTTTAAATAAACCGGAACGAATGAATTGATAGGCGGCGGCGGAAGACAAGAAGAATTGAAATGCAGCCCCCTTTAAACCGCGCCACGTCCCGGGGCGAAAAAATATTTGACACGGCCATTACCTCCGAAGCATATTAATAATAATAACGATTACTGATAAGGAACATATGCAGTACCGGCGTAGTCAGCAGAGGGAACGAATCCTTGAAATACTAAAAGGGACAAAATCTCATCCTACCGCGGATTGGATTTATAAAAAGCTGAAAGAGGAAATTCCTGAATTGAGCCTTGGCACCGTGTATCGCAATTTACATATTCTTATTTCGCAAGGTCATATTCAGAAATTGCCTTTTGGCAGCACGTTCGACCGTTTTGAAGCCAAGATTGCTCCACATTACCATCTTGTTTGTGAAAAATGCGGTGCAGTCATTGATTTCGAGATGCCGGAGTATTCTGATATTAATAAAAAGGCCGAACGGCTGAGTTCTTTTAAAATATCCCGACATCGAATAGATTTTTTTGGTCTTTGTGAAAAATGTCAAATTTATCATAAACAAACAACCAA includes these proteins:
- a CDS encoding nucleotide sugar dehydrogenase, coding for MADTFSISPEGEKFPIPKKEDYSAEFDRIKKLADAERKKGKEIVVVVGVGFVGAVMAAIVADTVDTRGKPSKFVIGVQRPSTRSFWKIRLLNRGLSPVKAEDPEVDPMIKRCVLDKKTLIATYNEDALSLADVVVVDVQCDYLKESLGNLATGRADMAALEKSMYTIAERVQPNALVLIETTVAPGTTEQVAYPIMKKVFEHRGIKSEPVLAHSYERVMPGKNYVASIRDFWRVCSGVNKESRRRVVKFLTEVLNTKAFPLTVLDKPIESETAKIVENSYRATILAFLDEWSLFAEQNGVDLVKVIKAIKVRPTHSNIIFPGPGIGGYCLPKDGGLGMWAYKHILGWDENIFKITPAAININDTRALRVGQLTRDALRNMDKPIAAAEVLLLGASYREDVGDTRYSGSEIIVRKLTEMGAEMRVHDPYVAHWWEFESQDSYPSTGYSWARFFRNQEKLTNLCVSKDMNASLKGADAVVLAVRHKQYLDLDPDTVVKKIGKPAAIIDCFAILDDEKIQRYFELGCEVKGLGRGHVNRIKKAVLAKKRK
- a CDS encoding ROK family protein, whose amino-acid sequence is MEQFAIGIDLGGTNLKGIVMNKDGEGRNLTRVPTEAKKGGQKVLENILTLIDKLLQKEGAKDHIIGVGIGTPGFVDRDGTIIGGAENLPGWKGTQIYEPIQQQFGLPATGSNDVTVTALAESRFGAGRGVKNMVCLALGTGIGGGIVVNGQLYKGTHGMAGELGHICVETNGLQCNCGQKGCVERYASATGIVDMALRLCEGLDSRQQTPFAHEVLRKPQSLTSKIVYEYVKKNDTVACRVNEMVCEKLARAVGIIVNALSPDRIILGGGVMMAGQVIIDTVSRYVPMFCWPEIWKRCDLAIAQLGENAGVLGAAGLVFEDFTDANPAEHSAPA
- the rlmM gene encoding 23S rRNA (cytidine(2498)-2'-O)-methyltransferase RlmM, whose translation is MNDAAENPHQQIFHSILLYCRSGFEQECSQEFLNASKKFGFGAIAIAAKDSGYVIFRFSSASSAITCLQSLPFSSFVFSRQMIAASDLIGPLFAGNRINPLLEVIRRTNQKYSDIFIETADTNDAKQLSPLCRKLLAPFASALKKENILIDNSLENSADPIRLHIFFTSTDHARVGYSSVNNSSSWPMGIPRFKFPAGAPSRSTLKLEEAFCTFLSREDMARLLKPGMSAVDLGASPGGWTWQLVSRGLRVTAVDNGRMDGRVLASGLVQHIRGDGFAFAPKHPVEWMVCDIVEQPSRIAKLAARWIGNKWCRRVIFNLKLPMKKRFEEVTRCREIITAELKRSGGRHEIWIKQLYHDREEVTAYLQCVDF
- a CDS encoding T9SS type A sorting domain-containing protein produces the protein MAPIIAGAVTWQMDSSPFGFPAESVKNPAQSNAMLTAHLCRPVVNNGFVTIQYSLPQNVRGATLTIYNLFGARIQTFDLTPGSNAVRWGVSSHRVVTGVYLAAMRYGTNEEKTKISIVK
- the ligA gene encoding NAD-dependent DNA ligase LigA, translated to MDDVSSTLSHLREKIRAYDAAYYGRGESLVSDREYDELYARLVKLEQQHPGLITPDSPTQRVASDLTREFAKVKHSVPMMSIENTYAEPEVREWIERVQKLLSGQKVSFVGELKVDGVASSLVYEKGRLASGVTRGDGVTGDDVTANVRTVRSVPLLLDARESLEVRGEVYMTFEDFRRLNDALVENGQKPMQNPRNTTSGTLKLLDPREVARRNLSFAAYFLLSKTHTKSHLENLAFLETLGFPVVIHSKRLVSADEVVEFLEGWNKKRHDLDFPVDGVVVKVDSIAQQEQLGNTAKSPRWVIAYKYQPETAITRLIEIEPNVGRTGVVTPVAKLEPVLLAGTTIRNATLHNYDEIRRLDVRVNDYVSIEKGGEIIPKITAVVREKRPSHSKPYEEPSSCPSCGAKLVRLKEEVALRCVNNSCPAQLFASLTHFVSRGAMNIEGLGPALITKLLDASQIKNVADLFTLEKDRLAELEGMGEKSAANIVAALEASKKNTLDRLLHGIGIRMVGAQTARVLAQEVRDIGDLFDMPVEKLEALPNIGPQVAQSVRSFFDREQNQRLVQRLRSLGVNCKGMEKPKADAAFAGKTFVLTGGLAKFTREEAQRLIEERGGHASGSVSKKTDYVVAGGEPGSKYEKAKSLGVKIVTEEEFVRMLKEK
- a CDS encoding transcriptional repressor, translating into MQYRRSQQRERILEILKGTKSHPTADWIYKKLKEEIPELSLGTVYRNLHILISQGHIQKLPFGSTFDRFEAKIAPHYHLVCEKCGAVIDFEMPEYSDINKKAERLSSFKISRHRIDFFGLCEKCQIYHKQTTKRKGK